From Polaribacter butkevichii, a single genomic window includes:
- a CDS encoding oligosaccharide flippase family protein translates to MQEVIRFVKNKIKPEQLFMLSVLLVNGGNYIYNLVLGRVLGPEKFADAAILITFLLVLSFVAMTFQLVTAKFSVLFEDSIFSGFISKIYKNALFTGILLGIAIIVFSTQLQHFFKTTSSTMFVIFGFGVPFYFLMSVNRGVFQGKQELKSLSVTYQSEMISRLLLTFALLYFLDVDSSLIIAIGIFCSFVFGLIPFRTSNFTLFKPFVLDADNKKLVKNFFIITAFYELTQIIINNSDILLVKHYFESYEAGLYASLALIGRVVYFIAWMFVMLLLPTVVQLKKEGKDTLPILLKYVAYIGVIAATIVISCFLFPNEIIKILFGSEYLSVAPLLWKYASATGIFAISNIFAYYYLSLDKYVPVVLSGIFGMLQIVLVVLFHETLEQVVHVQIIAMVMLLIVQLSFFFFKDSKTKVTIKETAE, encoded by the coding sequence ATGCAAGAAGTTATACGATTTGTAAAAAACAAAATTAAGCCAGAACAACTATTTATGTTAAGTGTTCTCTTGGTAAATGGAGGAAACTACATTTATAATTTAGTTTTAGGAAGAGTTTTAGGACCCGAAAAATTTGCAGATGCAGCTATTTTAATTACTTTTTTATTAGTGTTGTCTTTTGTTGCCATGACGTTTCAATTGGTAACGGCTAAGTTTTCTGTGCTTTTTGAAGATTCAATATTTAGTGGTTTTATTTCTAAAATTTACAAAAATGCGCTATTTACTGGTATCCTTTTAGGAATTGCAATTATTGTTTTTTCTACCCAATTACAGCATTTTTTTAAAACAACTTCTTCTACCATGTTTGTGATTTTTGGTTTTGGAGTTCCGTTTTACTTTTTAATGAGTGTTAATAGAGGTGTTTTTCAAGGGAAACAAGAATTAAAATCTTTATCAGTAACCTATCAATCAGAAATGATCAGTCGGTTATTGTTAACCTTTGCGTTGTTATATTTTCTAGATGTAGATTCGTCTTTAATTATTGCTATTGGTATTTTTTGTTCTTTTGTTTTTGGATTGATTCCTTTTAGAACGAGCAACTTTACTTTGTTTAAACCTTTTGTATTAGATGCTGATAATAAAAAATTAGTGAAGAATTTTTTTATAATAACAGCTTTTTATGAGTTAACTCAGATTATTATAAATAACAGTGATATTTTATTGGTGAAACATTATTTTGAGTCTTACGAAGCGGGTTTATATGCTTCTTTAGCTTTAATTGGTAGAGTAGTCTATTTTATTGCTTGGATGTTTGTAATGCTATTATTACCAACCGTTGTTCAGCTTAAAAAAGAAGGGAAAGATACCTTACCCATTTTATTAAAATATGTTGCTTATATTGGTGTTATTGCTGCAACCATTGTTATTAGTTGTTTCCTTTTTCCGAATGAAATAATTAAAATATTGTTTGGTAGCGAATACTTATCTGTAGCTCCTTTATTATGGAAATATGCTTCTGCAACGGGTATTTTTGCCATTTCAAATATATTTGCCTATTATTATTTATCATTAGATAAATACGTACCTGTAGTACTTTCTGGAATTTTTGGAATGTTACAAATAGTATTAGTAGTTCTTTTTCATGAAACATTAGAGCAAGTGGTTCATGTACAAATTATAGCAATGGTAATGCTATTAATTGTACAACTTAGTTTCTTCTTTTTTAAAGATTCTAAGACAAAGGTTACAATCAAAGAAACAGCAGAATAA
- a CDS encoding glycosyltransferase, translating into MKLAIVTAYPPSKVTLNEYAYHLVKSFRQSEKVSELILLTDETPEGKDINFTENGCKITVKECWKFNSYSNIINVTKAINLTKPDAILFNLQFMKFGDKKVAAALGLAIPMVCKIKKIPTIVLLHNILEQVDLESAGFTSNKLAQKVYNFIGTSLTKLILKADLVAVTMDKYVTTLVDKYKVDNVKMIPHGTFEIPENPSQELPEGPLKIMTFGKFGTYKKVESMIEAVELVRKETGLDLEIVIAGTDNPNVPGYLENAQETYKHVPQLTFTGYVEEEEVAPLFTESAVVVFPYTSTTGSSGVLHQAGSYGRAVVMPNLGDLATLIEDEGYRGEFFEPESVVSLANAIKAIVTNDAYRIQLGEANYKAATAFPMERITNIYLDEFNKIIAKKKK; encoded by the coding sequence ATGAAATTAGCCATCGTAACAGCATACCCACCAAGTAAAGTAACCTTAAATGAATACGCGTATCATTTAGTTAAGAGTTTTAGGCAAAGTGAAAAAGTAAGTGAATTAATTTTGTTAACAGACGAAACGCCAGAAGGAAAAGATATTAACTTTACAGAGAATGGTTGTAAAATTACCGTGAAAGAATGTTGGAAATTTAATAGTTATAGTAACATTATAAATGTTACCAAAGCCATTAATTTAACAAAGCCAGATGCTATATTATTTAACTTACAATTTATGAAGTTTGGTGATAAAAAAGTGGCTGCAGCTTTAGGTTTGGCAATACCAATGGTATGTAAAATTAAAAAAATACCAACCATTGTTTTATTACACAATATTTTAGAACAAGTAGATTTAGAAAGTGCAGGTTTTACCTCGAATAAATTGGCTCAAAAAGTATATAATTTTATTGGTACATCTTTAACCAAATTAATTTTAAAAGCAGATTTAGTGGCTGTAACTATGGATAAATATGTTACTACTTTGGTTGATAAATATAAGGTAGATAATGTAAAAATGATTCCTCACGGAACTTTTGAAATTCCAGAAAATCCGTCTCAAGAATTGCCAGAAGGTCCTTTAAAAATTATGACGTTTGGTAAGTTCGGAACTTACAAAAAAGTAGAATCTATGATTGAGGCTGTAGAATTGGTAAGAAAAGAAACTGGCTTAGATTTAGAAATTGTAATTGCAGGAACAGACAACCCAAATGTACCTGGTTATTTAGAAAATGCACAAGAAACCTACAAGCATGTACCACAACTTACTTTTACAGGGTATGTAGAAGAAGAAGAAGTAGCACCTTTGTTTACAGAAAGTGCTGTAGTTGTTTTTCCGTATACCTCTACAACTGGTAGCTCTGGAGTATTGCATCAAGCAGGTAGTTATGGTAGAGCAGTAGTAATGCCTAATTTAGGTGATTTAGCTACTTTAATTGAAGATGAAGGCTATAGAGGCGAGTTTTTTGAACCAGAGAGTGTGGTAAGTTTGGCAAATGCAATTAAAGCAATTGTAACTAATGATGCATATAGAATTCAATTAGGAGAAGCTAATTACAAGGCTGCAACTGCTTTTCCTATGGAAAGAATTACTAATATTTATTTAGACGAGTTCAATAAAATTATTGCTAAAAAGAAAAAGTAA
- a CDS encoding Hpt domain-containing protein, whose product MEQPNLEYIEQLARGDESIRNELIDVIKTEFPDEKKEYYDYLEKKEFKKIEESVHKLKHKISILGLEKSYEIANEFEHNLRELSLEKQEDFEKILKAITTYIETI is encoded by the coding sequence ATGGAACAACCAAATTTAGAATACATAGAACAGTTAGCAAGAGGAGACGAATCTATTAGAAATGAGTTAATAGACGTTATTAAAACAGAGTTTCCAGATGAAAAGAAAGAGTACTATGATTACCTAGAAAAGAAAGAATTTAAAAAAATAGAAGAAAGTGTTCATAAACTTAAACATAAAATTAGTATTTTAGGTCTCGAAAAGAGTTACGAAATTGCTAATGAGTTTGAACACAACCTTCGAGAACTAAGTTTAGAGAAACAAGAAGATTTTGAAAAAATTTTAAAAGCAATTACAACGTATATAGAAACTATATAA
- a CDS encoding LytR/AlgR family response regulator transcription factor, with protein sequence MNCIIIDDEKMARVIIKTLCNEIDSLNILEEFPSAIQAIKYLNENEVDLIFLDIHMPNFSGLDFIRSLKNPPKIILTTSDPKFAIEAFEYDFIVDYLLKPVELPRFKKAIEKAEKKNISVTTSAKQIAKTKDTENDFYVNIDRRLIKIDLPSIYLIEAKGDYIKIKTESKDYTVHSTLKKIEEKLPDSLFLKIHRSYIINIKKIIDIEDNSVLIKKDVIPVSRSKRPELMKRLDLL encoded by the coding sequence ATGAATTGTATTATTATTGATGATGAAAAAATGGCAAGGGTTATAATTAAAACCTTATGCAATGAAATAGATTCTTTAAATATTTTAGAAGAGTTTCCTAGTGCCATACAAGCAATAAAATATTTGAATGAAAATGAAGTAGATTTAATCTTCTTAGACATTCATATGCCCAATTTTAGTGGTTTAGATTTTATTAGAAGTCTAAAAAATCCACCAAAAATTATTTTAACAACATCAGATCCAAAATTTGCTATAGAAGCTTTTGAATATGATTTTATTGTAGATTATTTATTAAAGCCAGTAGAGTTGCCACGTTTTAAAAAGGCAATAGAAAAGGCCGAGAAAAAAAATATATCTGTAACTACTTCTGCAAAACAAATTGCTAAAACTAAAGATACTGAAAACGATTTTTATGTAAATATAGATCGTAGATTAATAAAAATAGATTTACCAAGTATTTATTTAATAGAAGCAAAAGGCGATTATATTAAAATAAAAACAGAAAGTAAAGATTATACAGTGCATTCTACACTTAAAAAAATAGAAGAAAAACTTCCCGATTCTTTATTCCTAAAAATACACCGTTCGTACATTATCAATATTAAAAAAATTATAGATATTGAAGATAATAGCGTTTTAATCAAAAAAGATGTTATTCCTGTTAGTAGGTCTAAGCGTCCAGAATTAATGAAAAGGCTAGACCTACTTTAA
- a CDS encoding glycoside hydrolase family 2 TIM barrel-domain containing protein yields MVKTNKRILRGVLMLTYMAIIGILLFLVSSLYSFLNTGADRSKMLHTEVKQAEQYLPKVTWKNDGNEGRKISLQKINAVENDYLDAWYVKQVAYKTNTQVGIEDYFTKSARKNIYKLIKNNKSEKITIDATTLEHHLDIEFFSEDGQLIVLKDTNALEYKKVFKDQKLLLETTEVSTYRYVLLLEDGFWRIRHVVKEASKKFKDSLVKTPIAFSNIKGINYYPQATPWNMYGDEFDINIIKNDFRIIKKAGLNSIRIFVPYEDFGKANVKFDKLEKLKKVLDTAFSEDLKVVVTLFDFYGNYDVLDWTLNQRHAEKIVETFKDHEAILAWDVKNEPNLDFDSRGKTNVTAWLDFMIILIKKIDTKHPVTIGWSNTKSATILKDKVDVVSFHYYDKLENFETAYLKLKEEIKEKPIILQEFGLSSYGGLWRPFVGSEEKQANYYKEIQKVMTKNEIPFMSWTLYDFDNVPKEVLGRLPWRTNPQKKFGFITSSGKKKLSYKYISKE; encoded by the coding sequence ATGGTAAAAACAAATAAACGAATTCTTAGAGGGGTGTTAATGCTCACCTATATGGCCATAATTGGTATCCTTTTATTTTTAGTGAGCTCTTTGTACAGTTTTTTAAATACAGGTGCAGACAGAAGTAAAATGTTGCACACAGAAGTTAAACAGGCAGAACAATATTTACCAAAAGTTACCTGGAAAAATGATGGTAACGAAGGACGAAAAATAAGTTTGCAAAAAATAAATGCGGTTGAAAACGATTATTTAGATGCTTGGTATGTAAAACAAGTAGCCTACAAAACCAATACACAAGTTGGTATAGAAGATTATTTTACCAAAAGTGCTAGAAAAAATATTTACAAACTTATAAAGAATAATAAATCAGAAAAAATAACCATTGATGCCACTACATTAGAGCATCATTTAGATATTGAATTTTTTAGTGAAGACGGACAATTAATTGTTTTAAAAGATACCAATGCTTTAGAATATAAAAAGGTTTTTAAAGATCAAAAACTACTTTTAGAAACTACAGAAGTTTCTACCTATAGATATGTTTTATTGTTAGAAGATGGTTTTTGGCGTATTAGACACGTGGTAAAAGAAGCTTCTAAAAAATTTAAAGATTCGCTTGTAAAAACCCCTATTGCTTTCTCTAACATAAAAGGAATTAATTATTATCCGCAAGCCACACCTTGGAATATGTATGGTGATGAATTTGACATTAACATTATTAAAAACGATTTTAGAATTATTAAAAAAGCAGGCTTAAATTCTATTCGAATATTTGTTCCGTATGAAGATTTTGGAAAAGCAAATGTTAAATTTGATAAATTAGAAAAACTTAAAAAAGTTTTAGATACGGCATTCTCAGAAGACTTAAAAGTAGTAGTTACTTTGTTTGATTTTTATGGAAATTATGATGTTTTAGATTGGACCTTAAACCAAAGACATGCAGAAAAAATTGTAGAAACCTTTAAAGATCATGAAGCTATTTTAGCTTGGGATGTTAAAAATGAACCTAACTTAGATTTTGATTCTAGAGGAAAAACAAACGTAACTGCTTGGTTAGATTTCATGATTATTCTTATTAAAAAGATTGATACAAAACACCCTGTAACTATTGGTTGGTCTAACACAAAAAGTGCAACTATTTTAAAGGATAAAGTAGATGTTGTTTCTTTTCATTATTATGATAAACTTGAAAATTTTGAAACAGCATACCTAAAACTAAAAGAAGAAATAAAAGAGAAACCCATTATTTTACAAGAATTTGGTTTGTCTTCTTATGGCGGTTTATGGAGACCTTTTGTAGGTTCTGAAGAAAAACAAGCAAACTATTATAAAGAAATACAAAAAGTCATGACAAAAAACGAAATTCCTTTTATGTCATGGACTTTATATGATTTTGATAACGTACCTAAAGAAGTTTTAGGGAGACTTCCTTGGCGAACAAATCCGCAGAAAAAATTCGGATTTATTACAAGTTCTGGTAAAAAGAAATTATCTTATAAATATATTTCTAAAGAATAA
- a CDS encoding T9SS type A sorting domain-containing protein — protein sequence MKHIIKKILLILLFVTIGNTIAQTDKSDFVSIEGVKNKQLYKKNYTNSFNEYLPETGINHTETAFVSIPEKLVVNKNIKDFLSVAYYQREHKVASVVATKTEGGVYNHYKEICNRLNGASLDSISTVLVKEHQVIKSKIRNVSGKVEYTLSFSIKVDNNNKELFSFWNIDQYPTGNYQNYLIWGSSYAQVYATANYILEKYSLIGTLKSKTIESVLPNVFVQTGSYSNGIVHLNLINRTQEKAVNFVGNIADTEVSDHVKAANTFSLSGDYNEVLAIETGILFDIGFYLETTSSNQKDALYLADGPWGLDYLKEYAMVSNFEIKTFKREFKETVYEVERSVKAIGEVKGNVNLFRHLLPENKTLNVVKYNFLNFKIRNNEPVEIVLMSSEDRAWKNRLRYTIPANSKEKMYSISFSDFVDHLGNKAAITDIKTVVFSIIGDYTNYKPFNFDINQIAFTINNTLITDDVIVEKNNKLKNYPNPFTSSTTILLPVASNDIQIKVYDVMGRVVDVQKLSAHSSSKEVQYNAPQLKKGVYKYSLIDDTKSQHSGTFIVN from the coding sequence ATGAAACATATCATAAAAAAAATATTGCTAATTCTCCTTTTTGTAACAATAGGAAACACCATCGCTCAAACAGACAAAAGTGATTTTGTTAGTATAGAAGGTGTAAAAAATAAGCAACTTTATAAAAAGAATTATACAAATTCTTTCAACGAATATTTACCAGAAACAGGAATAAATCATACAGAAACAGCATTTGTTTCTATCCCAGAAAAACTGGTCGTTAATAAAAATATAAAAGATTTTTTATCGGTAGCTTATTATCAACGAGAACATAAAGTAGCTTCGGTTGTTGCAACAAAAACGGAAGGCGGTGTTTACAATCATTATAAAGAGATTTGTAATCGATTAAATGGAGCTAGTTTAGATAGCATTAGTACTGTTTTAGTAAAAGAGCATCAAGTAATAAAATCTAAAATACGTAACGTTTCTGGTAAAGTTGAATATACTTTAAGCTTTTCAATTAAAGTAGATAACAACAATAAGGAGTTGTTTAGTTTTTGGAATATAGACCAATATCCTACAGGGAATTATCAAAATTATTTAATTTGGGGAAGTTCTTATGCTCAAGTTTATGCAACTGCAAATTATATTTTAGAAAAATATAGCCTAATAGGTACACTTAAAAGCAAAACTATAGAAAGTGTATTACCAAACGTTTTTGTACAAACAGGAAGTTACTCTAACGGTATTGTCCATTTAAATTTAATCAATAGAACTCAAGAAAAAGCCGTTAATTTTGTCGGTAATATTGCAGATACAGAAGTTTCTGATCACGTTAAAGCAGCAAATACTTTTTCACTTTCGGGTGATTATAATGAAGTGTTAGCTATAGAAACAGGTATTTTATTTGATATTGGGTTTTATTTAGAAACTACTTCTTCTAATCAAAAAGATGCGTTGTATTTGGCAGATGGACCTTGGGGTTTAGATTATTTGAAAGAATATGCAATGGTTTCAAATTTTGAAATAAAGACCTTTAAAAGAGAATTTAAGGAAACTGTTTATGAAGTAGAACGAAGTGTTAAAGCTATTGGAGAGGTAAAAGGAAATGTTAATTTATTTAGACATCTTTTACCTGAAAATAAAACTTTAAATGTGGTTAAATATAACTTTCTTAATTTTAAAATTAGAAATAATGAGCCTGTAGAAATAGTACTTATGTCTAGTGAAGATAGAGCTTGGAAAAATAGGTTGCGTTATACAATTCCGGCAAATTCAAAAGAAAAAATGTACAGTATTTCCTTTTCAGATTTTGTAGATCATCTTGGGAATAAAGCGGCAATTACAGATATTAAAACGGTAGTGTTTTCAATTATAGGAGATTACACCAATTACAAACCTTTTAATTTTGATATAAACCAAATAGCATTTACAATAAATAATACTTTAATTACAGATGATGTTATCGTAGAAAAGAACAACAAGTTAAAAAATTATCCAAATCCTTTTACAAGTTCTACAACAATTTTATTGCCAGTGGCTTCTAATGATATTCAAATTAAAGTTTATGATGTAATGGGTAGAGTAGTAGATGTTCAAAAATTAAGTGCCCATTCATCTTCTAAAGAAGTACAATACAATGCTCCTCAATTAAAAAAAGGAGTTTATAAATATAGCCTAATTGACGATACAAAAAGTCAACATTCTGGAACATTTATCGTCAACTAG
- a CDS encoding tetratricopeptide repeat protein, translated as MKLIYSTLIFFLFFSLQGFSQDMKEGFTYLETGKYQQAEVFFKDVLKEYPTNKTARLCYGRAIGLNGKATAAVTLFTNLLKDYPTDFEVKLNYAESLLWSKNYPDAKVYYQTLLKENDKSFAALLGYANTLSNLKEFEDALINVDKALEVLPGNPNALVSKKYMRLGLANKKVTDQKYEEAETILKENFTSFKDDKETLLNLANLYLISNQTEKAKSTYEIIGKNPADKLTSLNGIALSYHLKGDDKTALTVSEKSLNSIDKNTPETLKNQTIERYIQALIWNKKYTPAKTEIDKLLDNNKNPENWMLSLRATLNIYKSDFKKSIDDYNLILKKDSASFDGNLGKANALKASGYYNNAYKSAENTLTFYEKQKDASNFIKQLDLSFTPFVETKFSYSYDNGNNEANAYDVKAEIPFSTKFKILANYNYRTTSNPDTNLKATTNNLLLGASYQLLNNVTLKGSLGVTSSDSDESNYNQLLTDISLNIKPFKLQNLELGYKRDIQNFNAALLNEQIVQNNLILNYSLSTNFNLGWFTQYYYTWQSDENARNLLFTSLYYNLFAKPSIKAGLNYQNISFKLQLPEVYFSPSKFNAVEIFVNLIKDEAAAKKKEWFYGLTAATGLQYIEDDDAQSTYRVQAKLGYKFSERALLNIYGLQSNIASAVATAGSAGFTYTEFGVRFKWVLLKKPLYKK; from the coding sequence ATGAAATTAATATATTCTACTCTTATATTCTTTCTTTTCTTTAGTTTACAAGGTTTTAGTCAAGACATGAAAGAAGGTTTTACGTATTTAGAAACGGGTAAATACCAACAGGCTGAAGTTTTTTTTAAAGATGTTTTAAAAGAATATCCTACTAACAAAACAGCAAGACTTTGTTACGGAAGAGCCATTGGTTTAAACGGTAAGGCTACAGCAGCTGTAACACTTTTCACAAATCTGTTAAAAGATTATCCTACAGATTTTGAAGTAAAATTGAATTATGCAGAATCTTTACTTTGGAGCAAAAATTACCCTGATGCAAAAGTCTATTATCAAACATTATTAAAAGAAAATGATAAAAGTTTTGCTGCTTTATTAGGATATGCAAATACGTTATCTAATTTAAAAGAGTTTGAAGACGCATTAATCAATGTAGATAAAGCCTTAGAAGTATTGCCTGGAAACCCAAATGCATTGGTTTCTAAAAAATATATGAGATTAGGATTGGCAAATAAGAAAGTAACGGATCAAAAATATGAAGAAGCGGAAACCATTTTAAAAGAAAACTTTACTTCTTTTAAAGATGATAAAGAAACCTTACTTAATCTTGCTAATTTGTATTTAATATCCAATCAAACAGAAAAAGCAAAAAGCACGTATGAAATCATAGGTAAAAACCCTGCGGATAAATTAACATCTTTAAACGGTATTGCTTTGTCCTATCATTTAAAAGGTGATGACAAAACAGCCTTAACAGTTAGTGAAAAATCATTAAATAGTATTGATAAAAACACACCTGAAACCTTAAAAAATCAAACTATAGAAAGATACATTCAGGCTTTAATTTGGAATAAAAAATATACGCCTGCTAAAACTGAAATTGATAAGTTATTAGACAATAATAAGAATCCAGAAAACTGGATGCTTTCTTTAAGAGCTACCTTAAATATTTATAAAAGTGATTTTAAGAAAAGTATAGATGATTATAATTTAATCTTAAAAAAAGACAGTGCTTCTTTTGATGGTAATCTTGGAAAAGCAAATGCTTTAAAAGCCTCTGGTTATTATAACAATGCCTATAAAAGCGCAGAAAACACTTTAACTTTTTATGAAAAACAAAAAGATGCTTCTAATTTTATAAAACAATTAGATTTAAGTTTTACGCCTTTTGTAGAAACCAAATTTTCGTATTCTTATGATAACGGAAACAATGAAGCTAATGCATACGATGTAAAAGCAGAGATTCCGTTTTCTACAAAATTTAAAATTTTAGCCAATTATAATTATAGAACAACCTCTAATCCTGACACCAACTTAAAAGCTACCACCAATAATTTATTGCTGGGAGCTTCTTATCAATTATTAAATAATGTAACCTTAAAAGGAAGTTTAGGTGTTACTTCTTCAGATTCTGATGAAAGTAACTACAATCAACTTTTAACAGACATTTCATTAAATATAAAGCCTTTTAAACTTCAAAATCTAGAATTAGGTTATAAAAGAGATATACAAAATTTTAATGCGGCCTTATTAAATGAGCAAATTGTACAAAACAACCTAATATTAAATTATAGTTTAAGTACCAACTTTAATTTAGGTTGGTTTACTCAGTATTATTACACATGGCAAAGTGATGAAAATGCTAGAAATCTATTATTTACCTCTTTGTATTATAACCTATTTGCAAAACCTTCTATAAAAGCAGGACTTAATTATCAAAACATATCTTTTAAATTACAATTGCCAGAAGTATACTTTAGTCCAAGTAAATTTAATGCTGTAGAAATATTTGTAAATCTGATAAAAGATGAAGCGGCTGCAAAAAAGAAAGAATGGTTCTATGGATTAACAGCTGCAACGGGTTTGCAATACATAGAAGATGATGATGCGCAAAGCACTTATAGAGTCCAAGCTAAATTAGGCTATAAATTTTCTGAACGCGCGCTTTTAAACATCTACGGATTACAAAGTAATATTGCTTCTGCTGTTGCCACTGCAGGTTCTGCTGGTTTTACGTATACTGAATTCGGAGTAAGGTTTAAATGGGTTTTATTAAAAAAACCTTTATACAAAAAATAA
- a CDS encoding sensor histidine kinase codes for MNSLLKRQIRKYLPKELQSNAELEEFLEAIDKSYSTSEEQFLMLQRATTFSSEELFCANEQLREESDSQKKVISKLESVIDKLQFYDLKNNRPKESVDSLKLVDFIDNQTKEIIKINQQKDKLLRNLERQNQELNDYAHMVSHDLKSPLQSIEALTAWVLEDYSGVLDDTGKENLQFIRENVEKMDTLVKGILQYSTIGKIEKDFYDVSIDTLVDEILNNKEISNAATFSIPEKLPTIKGDKFRLNQLFKHLINNAVKFNDKEAKTVEIGFKETPDFWRFYIKDNGNGIDRKYFDKIFVAFQKLEDDYQSTGIGLSIVKKIVEVYKGEIYLESEPKVGSTFYFSIKK; via the coding sequence ATGAATTCTTTATTAAAAAGACAAATAAGAAAATATCTACCCAAAGAATTGCAGTCTAACGCTGAGTTAGAAGAATTCTTAGAGGCTATTGATAAATCTTATAGTACTTCAGAAGAGCAGTTTTTAATGCTTCAGAGAGCTACAACATTTAGTTCTGAAGAGCTGTTTTGTGCTAATGAACAATTAAGAGAAGAATCTGATTCTCAAAAAAAAGTAATCTCAAAATTAGAAAGTGTCATAGACAAATTACAGTTCTATGATTTAAAGAATAATCGTCCTAAAGAAAGTGTAGATTCTTTAAAATTGGTTGATTTTATAGACAATCAAACCAAAGAAATCATTAAAATTAATCAACAAAAAGACAAACTTTTAAGAAATTTAGAGCGCCAAAATCAAGAATTAAATGATTATGCGCACATGGTTTCTCACGATTTAAAATCGCCTTTACAAAGTATAGAGGCTTTAACGGCATGGGTTTTAGAAGATTATTCTGGTGTGTTAGATGATACAGGTAAAGAGAATTTACAATTTATTAGAGAAAATGTAGAAAAAATGGATACACTTGTAAAAGGGATTTTACAATATTCTACCATTGGTAAAATTGAAAAAGATTTTTATGATGTAAGTATAGATACTTTAGTAGATGAAATTTTAAATAATAAAGAAATATCAAATGCGGCTACTTTTAGTATTCCAGAAAAATTGCCAACTATAAAAGGAGATAAATTTAGGTTAAACCAATTATTTAAGCATTTAATAAATAATGCTGTAAAATTTAATGATAAAGAAGCCAAAACGGTAGAAATTGGCTTTAAAGAAACTCCTGATTTTTGGAGATTTTATATAAAAGATAATGGTAACGGAATTGATCGTAAGTATTTTGATAAAATATTTGTGGCATTTCAAAAATTAGAAGATGATTATCAGTCTACAGGAATAGGTTTATCTATTGTAAAAAAGATTGTAGAAGTATATAAAGGAGAAATTTATTTAGAATCTGAGCCAAAAGTAGGCTCTACTTTTTATTTTAGCATAAAAAAATAA